A window of Castanea sativa cultivar Marrone di Chiusa Pesio chromosome 8, ASM4071231v1 genomic DNA:
atttttatcaACTACAAATAAGCATTTTGCCAAATACTTTCTAGTTCAACTAATATTTCTTAGTGTTTTCAACTGAAATATCTAGAGTTCAAATCCCACCTttcgaattattaaaaaaaaaaactacaaataagttttttggGAAGAGATCATTATATCTTTTTAGTCCTTTTGTATTGAGAAACTTCAATGAACTTTCTCTTGAATTTATGAACGAgtcatattttctctctctatgttTTAATGCATGTGAATTTGAGGTTGCACagagaaattaagaaaatatgaCTCATAATTTTTAACTTGAATTTAATAATATGatactttttttgtgtgtaggGAACTTAAGTAATAAGGAACctaatttcaaaactttatcCAAAGGGAGAATTGGATTAACCCAAAGTTTTAAAAGAATCAAGCCTCCCATCcatttattgttaaatttttttcatgccgcacttttaactttttaacttgCCATGTCAATACTATATCTTCCATTTATGCAATTTCTTAAAGGCTTAGAAGGATGGGAcgaaaattttgatgtttttcaaatttttttagattgaaactgaaacttttaaaatttggggtacccaaaaagaaaaaagaatgaaagaaagagaaattccACCTAATTGTGACTCTTTCATTTCTAAATTTAATCCCATCTTAAATTAATATTCTGAGATTAAAATTAAAGCTAACAAAAAATTGGGCCATGAGGCATTTGCATTACAAGCCCCTTCAACTCTAAAATGCCGACAAGGTGTTAAGCTAGGAATGAGATCACAAGCTACAAAATTCACATGAAAAGTCTAGAATGtggaataataaataatttggcctcttcttttttgggttacATTTGGGAACGGAAGGTCTGAGGTCTTGTTGGAAGACAAGGACATGCAGTTAGGCTTGGCCCCAATTTTTTGGTAGAGagacaaacaaataaatttcgTTCTTGTATTTTCAATTTGAAGAGATCGGAGATGGGaccattttttctttgacaCAAATCAACTGAACCTCTCcccttatcccaaaaaaaaaaaaaaaaaaaaaaaaaaaaaaaaaaaaaaaaaaaaaaaagagagagaagaagaaaaacaaagaggaaagaagaaCCTCTCCCTCCtaaaaaagaacacaaaagaacaagaaaaatgtttcatctaaaaattttttacaacaaattttaggtgataagttgttattactTACTACGTTTAATTTTGAACTtatcattgaaattatttttttgtcctaCAATAACAGTCGGCAACAACTcactacttataatttgtttttaaaaaattgtaaaaatgttatggataaatattttttgtaaaaacaaaaccaagcaATGCATTGACTATATATACTTATTTATTCATTGTACTAAAGTgactatatttatttattcattgtaCTAAAGTGGGTGTCTAAAAGTCTGAATATCAGACTATTTTTccaaatatgtgtaatattccTCATCTCATACAAACTAAATAgcgtaaactacatatttagtccctagtctttataccatattttaatttagtccttaacctttcaattgtgtcaatttggtccttaaccttttaatgtcgtgtcaatttagtttttaccattatatattagatgaaaattgtttacatagcaaacagtcaaaataaaattttagtttattgtcacatcaatagaagctaattttttattttggctattagacatgtcattaattttcatccaaaagataactgtaGGGATTAAATTGATATAGTACTGAAAcgttagggactaaattaacacaatcaaaaggttagggatcaaattgaaatatgatataTAAGATAGagaccaaatacgtagtttatcCAACTAAATAATTactaaaataatgttaaaatgttTTTCCAGATAAGGAAACAACGAGAGAGGGAGGTGGTTCAACTTCAAACCACAAACATAGAAAAAGATGCTTCTCTTCAATTTATCTTTTGCTTTTTTAAGCTTCTTTTATTACTTtgactttttccttttttggtatTTATTGGTGTTCAGTACAGTTGAACAAAAAACACGTTCTGAAATCAATGTCCATTATATGGGGACTTGTCAATTCACTATTCGGCCTACATCTTAAGTCGTCTCACTTCTAATCCAGCACCGTATTTCTTGATCGGTCCATTTACTTAATTCTGGTAcgatcaaatttaaaaaattcacatgaTATGTTCCCACGCATGGCATGTGGATTTAAATGAGGTGCATTTGAGCATTTGTATCCGTTCatgtaatttgttttttagtataaaacttattttttctattttacatactcattCTTCAAAATAACATGCacacatcaaattatctattttacattacatttcactaaaatatcaaattttcttaatttttatttaaattgtttttcttttttcacatataatatattaacaaCCATCATTTACTCTCCTCCTTCATTCTCGAGATATGTACAAAGATAATAAACAACAAGATGCAAAATGAGTAatatttgtgtaaatttacatggtAGCTGTTGCAAACTTGTAaataatttacacaattatacacCGACTGATATTGgtcattttaagaaaaattgtgTAACTTTTATACCTTTCTTCTATTATACATGGATTGATATGAATGCTGTAAGCTAGGTATATATGGAACATTCTATATTGAAAATCAAATGACATATATGCTTGCCTCAATTCTGGATTAAAACAAAGTGTAAATGGAGTTTGTAAAGcataaatttgaataaaaactgGAAAATTATATGATAAACAAGCGAGGTAAAGTTGACTAAGATGTTAAAGTTGAATATGACatatgagagaaagagacaaaGAGATTAATTACTAAATATGTCTTGTTAACTGAATTTGTTAATGGTACATGCTAAGAAATATTATACATTTGGAACGAAGGAAGAGAGGATGAGAGAGTAAAGGAAAAAGTGACCATAATATATTAAAGAGGGCAATTTCAGTGTTTTATTGGGTTGAATCTTAGGGAGTGGTTGGATCGGAAATGCGGCTCGTTTTCTTGCCACTCAGGATTGGTGGATTGAAGGGTAGAGAGTTTGAGCGAGAGGATTTGTGAGGggttggggtttgggtttgagGAGTTACAGGAGTGAGAGGTGAAGGCGAAGAGGGTTTTGGAGTCAATTTCGTTTGGTGTTTAGAGCTCCTCGGTGACTTGAGGAGGTGCTTCTTTGGAGTCTCCACCATGGATGTACAGAAAACACAGTGCGATGGagatggtgatggtggtggtgctAGGGTTtcgagcacgaagagagagaaagagaaagagagtttttgtaagagagagaaaattggcGGAAACTTTCCCTTGCAATTCAGAGACCTTTTTGAACTGTTGAACAATGTATATAATAAGTCCTTTTTGGggtttcattaaaatattttaacggtaaaatttctttttcctttcaaataatttattagtattgtttcctttttaaaacattctttttggtttttttttttttttttttatattttttttttttatagaaagtttcAACATATGACGTCCGCTTCCCATGATAGCTCATTTATTATCAAACAAatagacaccaatcagttttagTGTAAGCGAGAATTGAATCTTAGACCCTTTATTCAACCgttagagattttaccagttgagctaactggaatccACATTCTTTTTGGTATTGATTGAAGATTgatctttattttctttaataaaatttgcttcCTAAAGTATCTTAGGGTTATAAAAGGTTTTCTTttgtaactatcaaaaaaatataacataagAAGAAAACTTATTAGTGTCATGTTTCAATTATATTGGTTGacactttttagtattttgaaataAGACATCAAAGGTAATAGTAATACATACCATTTGATAGCATTATCTCTGTTCATCATGCttgtctcttttttctttttctttctttttttgaaatattaaactaATTCAAAGATTATACAAGGTTAATTGCAATTATCCATCCTAAACTAAGGACATATTTGTAATGCAcaccataaaatataaaaaatttcaattgaaaccctaattcaagattaatttgttataacaaattaatgtaaaaaagaaaagattaattTGTTATATCTACACCATCATTCAAGTCAGGGTCTTAATTAATTGATCAGTATATAGTTATTTACTATAAACCATTGGAGTATTTATAATgacgacttttttttttttggggaacaACTTTACCATgacaatttaaactaaaaaaaaaaaactgcactTCTGCAATTGACACTTGATTTGAGATTAATCTGGTATTTAGATACTCATTTGGACGATGAACACTACAAATGTTGAATTGGGGTAGTGCGCATATTATAAATACACCATAATTTAGAGTGGATAACTACAGTTAACAATTATACTGATACATATATACACAGATTTAGATTTGGTGCAATTGCAAATTAGCAACTACAGTACATAGGTCTTTCAAGGTTTAAGATCAAGTTAAAAAGGTTCTTTTTAACCTCAGCCCTtgtatcataaattttttaaacctttaaactttttatttttctaacttttttctCTCACATCAAAAGTACAAGTCAACTAATGTAATAAGTAATACCTCTCGCTTgtcccaaatatatatatatatatatatatatatatatatatatatatatatatatatatccttcaTATTACTTTTGTAATGTTCCCCAATATTTAGAATGTGAATTCAATTAGCCCACTcttctctcacaatttttttttcacttttttaactttaactttttacttttcttaacttttttcttaatatttttttaatttcaatcccttaaatatatatatatatatatatatatatatatatatatttgtagcgaaaagaaataattaaaataaattttaataattgttaTTTTGGGATGACTCTTTCAACTATAGCACACCAAACTACCAAATGTCTTGTGACTTAATGATATTGTCCAATCTCCTCCCGTGAAgtgaacattttatttttatgtttttttaaataggTAGATAGTAAAGAAGGGAGATGTGGGGTTGAAACCACATAACTAGAGCACTACAAGTTTACAAATATTGTCATTATCATTGGGCTATCACTTGACTTCCGTAAAATGAACTTGAGTTCATAGACAAACACATAGGAATAACTGAGTGATACCTAGCTCATTACTGATATGGTACACAACAAAACTTCTTAATTGGAAGTTATAACCTTAGAATTTTAAACATAagattaaataataaaacatacccctaatatataaaataaaaacataacagtATTCTATTAGTAATACAAACTTTTAGCCCTCATAAGAAATTCTTGCTAATTCACAGGGGGAAGCATATCCTCAAAGCTCCCATTGCTTTTATTTGCTAAATTTAGAGCGCAACAATTTGCACACAGTGGTTATTGATACTATGAATAATAACACTTTCAAGTGAATATCTGAATGtgattcctctctctctctctctctctctctctcttccatttGGATGAGCAATGTACTTTTGATAAAAGTAGCTATATGTCACCTAATCCCTGCCTATAACTCTTCAAGCCAAGTATGACAAGGACTAATCCAAGATAATCGTAATTGAAACTGGACGCCAAAAGTTGAAACTTGTGATTGTTCCATGGAGGAAATCTGAACCAAAATTCAGTAAGGAAACTTCTTCTTACAATGGCCTTCTCATGGCTGAATGTGTCAAATGAGAACTTTCCATGGTACCTGCCAAATCCACTTCCACCAACTCCTCCAAATGGGAGGGTATCAGCTGCATACTACACATAGCCAAATGCAAGCCTTTAGACTAAGAATTTAGAAGATATAAGCATTGAGGTCTATTACACTGATTTTTGGCCTTTGTAATGAAGTGTAGTTTAATATTCACTCATTAGGCACAGCTCAGACACTTTAGTTTACTTGAGAAACTAAAACTAGTGCAGATAATTAACTTATCGATAACATACTTGAATAATTGTATCGTTGAATGTCACGCTTCCAGATGATGTTTCAGAAATCATCCTTCGTTGgagtgttttatttttggtgaagCAATATATAGCCAGTGCTTTAGGCTTTGAATTTATGAATTGAATACTGTCTTCAATCTTCTCTAGCTGTCAAACCAAGAAAAGAATCACTATAAATGTACAACATGCCTTATCTGCGACTGAGTACTCAACTTTCTTGAGCTACCACCACAATCATATATATACTGCCCATTAAGGCCAGTAAAGAAACCTATTAAATAGTACATTATTTCTGCATGTGTCTTACTGTAATTATTGGAAGCAATGGACCAAAGATTTCATCTGTCATAATTTCTGCTTGGAGAGGAGGATCCAACAAGATTGTTGGCTCAATGAACCTGAATGGAGATCAATAACAAGCATATTAAAACTAATACTTGTGAAACATACAAATTAAAGAACAAGACAAGCTGTTAAAGAAAATTGTCCTAATGAAAAAAGGGGGGTTAAGAACAGAAGCTCAACTTTCTCTTATATACCaagcatttttctcttttcaaatcCTTAAAATATCACAatgaaataatttaatatagGATTAATCCCATATAAAAACCAATTTATAGAATATGAACGCTATGAATTCATATATAACCAAAACTTCTTTAACAAAATGgaaaagggagggggggggggtttaaagagagagagagagagcttaaaCAATAAGGTCCATATTCACAAAAGAGATTAAATAATGTCAATTACAAGTTATCTTCATCCACTGAACCACCGTAAACAGTAGAGGAATCAACATGTGGATTCTTAAGAAGATTCTTAAGTCGTAAGAgatgttgtttatttattatccTTGCAATGCTGTGTGATTCCTttggattttctccaaacatTTCCTTGATCATACTCTTCATCAACTCCACCTGAAAAAGAGTATCATTATTTCAAAATGTTGTTGCATTACAaacaaaccccaaaaaacttaaaaactcaTATAAGATTTAGCATAAACTACTACTTTCATACCACAGTGCGtgtaaatttcttttcaacAAGGATGTAGTCTATTGCTATGCATGCTTGACCAGCACAGCAACCAAATTTCCCATAAACAATTCGTTTTACTGCCACCTTGAGATTAGACAGCACAAAAGAACTCAACTTAACATATTGTCATAACATAG
This region includes:
- the LOC142605498 gene encoding aldehyde dehydrogenase family 3 member F1-like isoform X1, whose amino-acid sequence is METLRDFERDLGEMREYYCQGKTKEASWRESQLKGLLTLLKEKEGDILNALMQDLGKHQVETFRDEIGTLIKTLNLALESLREWMSGRKAKLPQIALLTSAEIVPEPLGLVLIISSWNFPFGLSLEPMIGALAAGNTVVLKPSELAPASASLLATAISTYLDNKAVKVIQGGPSVGEQLLQQRWDKIFFTGSAHVGRIVMSAAVKHLTPVTLELGGKCPAVLDSLSSSWDVKVAVKRIVYGKFGCCAGQACIAIDYILVEKKFTRTVVELMKSMIKEMFGENPKESHSIARIINKQHLLRLKNLLKNPHVDSSTVYGGSVDEDNLFIEPTILLDPPLQAEIMTDEIFGPLLPIITLEKIEDSIQFINSKPKALAIYCFTKNKTLQRRMISETSSGSVTFNDTIIQYAADTLPFGGVGGSGFGRYHGKFSFDTFSHEKAIVRRSFLTEFWFRFPPWNNHKFQLLASSFNYDYLGLVLVILGLKSYRQGLGDI